One Campylobacter concisus genomic window, CGTTAAAGCTCACAGCTTTTGCTGAGCCAAAAATTTCTAAATAATATTAAAAGCAGGGGAACTTTCTCCTGCTTTTAAACTTAAAATTTAAAATAAATCTACTACTCACAAAAGCTTAAATTTATATTGAAGCCTATAGCTTTATAAATTTTTTATTTTGCAATTATATTTGTAAAACTTGACGTAAAGGATATCACCACTGTGTTATTTTGTCCTGTGTGTTTTAAAGAAATACAAACAAGTAATGCCTATCAAGTGGCGCTGGTTGATAAATTTAGCGTTGTGCTGGCTATCATTTTGGCTGTCATCTTTCTTGGTGAGAGGTTAAATTTAAAAGAAATTTTAGCCATTTGCCTTATTATTTCAGGCGTTGTTTTATTGATTTTCAAGTAAAAATTTATACTCTATATCTGGCTAAAGACCAAAAAGCAAAACTAGCTTATTTAATGGCATTTTGTGATCTAAAATTTATTCAAAAATTTTTAATTATCAAGATATCTTTATTAATTTTTAAAAAGCATTAAATAGAGGGTAAATTTAATACTAATTTTAATTCTTTTTCGATAAATTAAAGCGATTATAACTTTTTAAAGGAGGAAAGATGAAGTCCATAACTTCAAAGATAGCGATGATTATCATCTCATTGCTAGTTATTTCGTTTGCTGCTATTTCAGCAGTCAGCTACTATACAGCGGAAAGTAAGGTAGTAGAGTTGGTCAGCCAGACCCAGGATCAGATTCTAAGTGACATCAAAGCTACTACGGATTCTTTTTTTGAAGATTATTTAGAAGTTGCCAAAAAGTCTGCTTCAGATATAGCACAAATACCAAATAATGATGACTCGTACATGGAAAAAACAAAAATGCAAAAAGAAAGCGTTAGTCATCTAGTTACTGATATTTTTTATGGTCGCGAGAGTGATGGACATTTTTTCCAATCAGATGGAACTAGAACAACTCCAGCCGATAACTACGATCCTAGAACTAGAGGCTGGTATAAAGCAGCAAAGAGTGCAAATGGTGCTATATATACCGAACCTTACAAAGCTGCCTTGTCTAATGCTTTAGTAATTAGCTTTGCCGCTCCAGTAAATAAAAATGGAAATTTTGATGGTGTTTTGGGGCTTGATTTAAATATAGATGCTTTAAGTAAAAAAATTCTCGAAATGGGTAAAACGAAATACGGTTACGTCTTTTTAATGAACAAAGACGGCTTAATGCTAATGCACAATGACCCAAACAATG contains:
- a CDS encoding EamA family transporter, which translates into the protein MLFCPVCFKEIQTSNAYQVALVDKFSVVLAIILAVIFLGERLNLKEILAICLIISGVVLLIFK